The sequence below is a genomic window from Pseudomonas cannabina.
GCCATGTGGCCGACCACCGAGAAAACCGTGCTGGGCGGCTTCGTGTTGGTGATGCTGTACATGAAAGGACCACTGGAGCGTCTGATTACCGCCCTGCCCGGCATCAGCCGCGCGCAGATCGCCATGCGCCGCATCGCCGAACTGTCGTGGAAATTTTCCAGCCCCGAACCGCACCTGCTGGTCAGCGACCGCCCTAATTCACTGGCCAATATGCAGACCCTGGAACTGCGCAACCTGCGCTACGACTACCCGCCGGTCGAAGGCGGCGACGCGTTCCATCTCGGCCCGGTGGACCTGAGCATCAAACAGGGCGATATCGTGTTCATCGTCGGCGAGAACGGTTGTGGCAAGACCACGCTGATCAAGCTGCTGCTGGGCCTGTACAAGCCGCAACAGGGTGAAGTCCGCCTGAATGGCGAGGCTGTGATTCCGGAGAATCTCGACGATTATCGCCAGTTGTTCACCACGATCTTCGCCGATTACTACCTGTTCGATGAGCCGCTGCAGGGTGAGGCCGCATTGCCGCAAGACGCCGGCAAATACTTGGAGCGTCTGGACATCGCGCACAAGGTCAGCATCAAGGACGGCGCGTTTACCACCACCGACCTGTCCACCGGCCAGCGCAAGCGCCTGGCACTCATCAATGCCTGGCTGGACGAGCGTCAGGTGCTGGTCTTCGACGAGTGGGCCGCTGATCAGGACCCGGCATTCCGTCGGGTGTTCTACACCGAGCTGCTGCCGGAATTGAAGCAGCAGGGCAAGACCATCATCGTCATTTCCCACGACGACCGCTACTTCTACATCGCCGATCAACTGGTGCGCATGCAGGCGGGCCAGATTGAGGTCGAGCAAGCGCAGAGCCAAACCGCACAAGCCTGAATCATCGACATTGAAACGCCCCGCCCGGCCTGTCCGCGAGCGGGGCTTTTTCTTGTCCGGAGAAGTGACGCGCGGCCAAAGCGGATAGCCAAGAGCCATCTTTTTTCGGGATTTGTGAAAAATTCAGTAAATAATCGTTAATCGCTTTCGTTCTCATTAACAGCGAACTGCGTGCCCAGCCATTTCCCCGCGCGGCGCTTTATAAGTTGCGCTTGCCTGCCCGGTCGACGGCTGAACCCGACTGCGCAGGCCCGAACAACGCTCCCGATCTCCTTGCCGATACCCACTGGAAAGAGCCAATTCATGCACAACCCGTCACGCCTCACCCCGCTCAGCAACGCGCTGCTGCTCCGTCAGATGTTCCGTTCCCGGCCATCCATGGCGGCCATGGGTCTTGCGTTCTGCATGCCAGTCGCCCCGCAGGCGCAGGAAGCTGCCACCGAAGGCTCGGCCACGACGGGCTCGGTCACTCTGGCGCCGACCGCGATCGATTCGCAGTACCTGGGCACGACCACCGACGGCACCGGTTCGTATACCACCGGCGCAGTGAGTATTGGCAAGGGCGCGCCGCAGTCGCTGCGTGAAACACCGCAATCGGTGACCGTAGTGACGCGGCAGGTCATGGACGACAGCAACCTCACCAGCCTCAGCGATGTGCTGGAAGACACGCCCGGCATCACTTTCCAGTACCGCAACTTTGGCGGTCACGTGTACACCTCGCGCGGCTTCTCGCTGCTGGCAGAAAGCTTCCTGATCGACGGCATTGGCGGTCAGGGTTATCAGATCACCGGCTGGATGCAGCCGGATATGGCCATTTATGACCGCGTGGAAGTGCTGCGCGGTGCGTCCGGCCTGCTGGTCGGCGCCGGTCAGCCTGGTGGCGCGGTCAATCTGGTGCGCAAACGCCCGACGGCCGACAACAAGTTCTCGATCACTACCCGTGCCGGTTCCTGGGACCAGTACCGTGTCGATCTGGACGGCAGCGGCAAGCTCAACGATTCGGGCACCCTGCGCGGGCGCATGGTCGCGGCCTATGACGACAGCGGTTCCTACCTCGACGGCCGCGACAGCCGCACCCCGCTGCTGTACGGCATCGTCGAAGCCGACGTGAGCGATGACACCACCCTGACCATGAGCCTGCGTCGTCAGGAGCAGGTCATCAACGGCTACTCGATCTACGGCCTGCCACGCTACAGCAACGGCCAGTCGCTGGGCCTGTCGCGTTCGACCAACCTGGCGCAGAAGTGGAACCGCCACGAGAGCGACATGACCGAGGCGTTCACCGAAGTCGCGCACCGCTTCAATGAAGACTGGACCAGCAAGACGTCGCTGACGTATTCGCAGGGCGGGTTTGATCAGACGATTGCGTATGCACGCGGAGCGGTCGATCCGGCTACGTTGGCGGGATCTACTTTCCAGAGCACGCTCTTCCGCAAGGACGAAGTGAACAGCACTGGTCTCAATAGCCAGTTGGAAGGTAATTTCAACGCCTTTGGCCTGGAGCATCAGGTAACACTCGGCGCTGACTGGTCAAGACAGGAGGCCAACTCGCATCAGGCTACTGCGCGGACCCGGTCGCCAATCAATATCTTCGACGTCAACCAGAACGCTTTCGCCAAACCTGCGCGTCCGGCCTGGACCACCGACATCGACACCACCGAAGAACGCGCGGGGCTGTACGCCAACACGCGTATTCACCTGAGCGAACCCTTGAGTGTGGTGCTGGGCACTCGTCTGAGCTGGTATGACTACAAGTACGACGTCAAGACCGGAGCGGCAACCAGTTACGAGTCCACGCAGACCCAGGAATTCACCCCGTTTGCGGGCGTTATCTACGACATCAACGACAGCTGGTCGTGGTACGCCAGCTATGCCGATATCTTCACACCGCAGGCCAACTATGTAACCGCTGGCGGCTCGCCGCTGGACCCGGCGATCGGCTCCAACTACGAAACCGGTTTCAAGGGTGAACTGTTCGACAAGCGCATGAACCTGTCGATGGCGCTGTTCTACATCAAGCAGAAGGATGTGGCCGGTGTCGACGTAAACACCACTCAGCTCTGCCCGACCAGCTCCGACGGCTCCTGCTACCTGCAGGACGGCATCAGCCGCAGCAAGGGTGTCGACGTCGAAGCCAGCGGCGAAGTGCTGCCGGGTCTGCAAGTGTTCGGCGGCTATACCTACAACATGCTGCGCAACAACGGTGACTCGGATGTTACCTATGAAACGCCGAAACACATGCTGCGCCTCAACACCAGCTACAACCTGCCGGGCGCCTGGAACCGCCTGACCCTGGGCACCGGCGTGTCGGCGGATTCGGGCTACGAAGTGCCGTCCAACAAACAGCTGGGCGTCGCCGGCAAGGCCATCTGGGATGCGCGGGCCTCGTGGAAACTGGATGAGAACTGGAAGGTGTCGCTCAACGCCGAAAACCTCTTCGACCGCAAGTACTACACCACCTCGATCGCCACCGACCGCTCCAACGTCTACGGCGAACCGCGCAGTTATGTCCTGACCTTGCGGGGTGATTTCTGATCTGAGTCCAGGCTTTTGATTCTGGCCGAAGGCCGTGATGGAACCCCCCGTGGGAGCGAGCTTGCTCGCGAAAGCAATGGTTCAAATACCCTGGTTCCCGGGGCTGCACCGGACTATTCGCGAGCAAGCTCGCTCCCACAGATTTTTTGTATAACGAGCAAACATCTGCATACCAACAATCACCCGCAAATACATTATCCTGCACCCTCGATTTCAACGAGCCATCCCTCCCATGCCAACACCCTCCAACCGTCTGCGCACAGGACGCGTGAAAACGTGTGTCTTGCGTCTGGGCGGGCTGGTGCTGGCATTGGCTTTTCAGGGCGAGGCGCTGGCTGAAGAGTTCGAGTTCGACATTCCCGCACAGGCCCTGAACAGCGCCCTCAAGGAACTGGGGCGGCAAGGCGATCTGCAAATTCTTTACAACCCCGACGATGTGAGCGGCAAGCTCGGCAGTGCGGTGCACGGCAAGTTGACGCCTGAACAGGCGGTCACGGATCTGCTGGAAAAAGCCGGTGTGGCGCACAGTTTCGAGGCCAACACCCTGATTCTCGGTGCCGCCGCTTCTGCGCAGCCCATGAGCCTGGGGCCGGTGGCGATCAAAGGCGACCATTTCGGCATCACCAGCGAGGGCAGCGGTTCGTATGCGGCCACCGGAATCAGCATCAACAAGACCGCACAATCGTTGCGCGATACCGCGCAGTCGATCACCGTCGTGACCCGCCAGTTAATGAACGACAAGAACCTCACCGGTCTCGACGAGGTGATGGCGCAAACGCCAGGCATTACCTTTTCACAACGCAATTTCGGCTCTCATGTGTTCAGCTCACGCGGCTTTGCGCTGGAGGACGAGAGCTACACCATCGATGGCGTGGCCGGCTGGATGACCCCGGACATGGAAATCTACGACCGCGTCGAAGTGCTGCGCGGCGCTGCCGGGCTGCTGATCGGTGCGGGCAACCCCGGTGGCGCAGTGAATCTGGTGCGCAAGCGGCCGACCGCAATACCGCAGCTGTCGATCACAACCCGCGCCGGGAGTTGGGACCAGTACCGTGTCGACCTGGACGGCAGCAGTAAACTCAACGAGTCGGGCAGCGTGCGCGGGCGCTTTGTAACCTCTTACGAAGACCGTGGCTCTTTCATCGACGGGCTGCAAAAAACCGCGCCGCTGCTGTACGGCATTCTGCAAACCGACCTGAGCGAAGACACCACACTGACCCTGGGCTTGCGCCATCAGAGTGCGGACATTCATGGCTTTTCGATTTTCGGCCTGCCCCGCTACAGCAACGGCAGGGCTGTCGATCTGTCGCGTTCGACCTCGCTGGCCCAGGACTGGAATCGCCACCAGACGCGGACCGACGAAGTGTTCAGCGAGCTGGAAACGCATTTTGACGAGAACTGGAGCGGCACACTGTCGGCGACCCACTCCGAGGGCGCGTTCGACCAGAAAGTCGCCTATGCACAAGGCGCCATCGACCCTGCAACGCAGAGCGGTTCGCGACTGGTCAAAACCCTGTTTCGCTCGGACACACTGCAAAGCGACGGTTTTGACAGCCATCTGGACGGTCGTTTCGACGCCTTCGGCCTGACCCACCAGTTAACGGTCGGTGGCAATTGGTCCGAGCAAAATCGTGATTCGCGCTATGCCACCGTCAACGCCAATCAGCCGCTGGACATCTTCAACCCGGACCACAACGCGATTGCCGAACCTGCGCGCCCGGCCTGGCGCAGTACCGACTACAGCGACAAGCGTTATGGCGTTTACAGCAACCTGCGCCTGAGCCTGACCGAGTCGTTGAGCCTGGTCATGGGCGGGCGAGTCAGCTGGTATGACTATCAGAGCCAGTCCGCAGGCGTGACCGCTCGCGCCCAGGAGGACAATCAGGTTACGCCGTTCGTGGGGGTGATCTACGACCTGGACCGCGACTGGTCGTGGTACGCCAGCTACACCGATATCTTTCTGCCACAGAGCGGTTATCGAACCGCATCCGGCGCGCTACTCGACCCGGCCATCGGTGCCAGCCATGAAACCGGTATCAAGGGCGAACTGTTCGACAAGCGCCTGAACGTGTCTTTTGCGCTGTTCTATGTGAAACAGAAAGACGTGGCAGTCGAGGACGAAGCCCATGCGGGGCAGTGCCTGAGCAACGACGCTTACGGCACGTGCTACCTCAATGGTGACATCCGGCGCAGCAAGGGTTTCGACATGGCAATCAGCGGTGAACCACTGCCTGGGTTACAGACCCTGGCCGGTTACACCTTCAACCTTACGCGTGGCAGCGACGGGCAATCGATTTCAGCAGAAACACCCCGGCACATGGTGCGCCTGTCCAGCAGCTACATCCTGCCCGGCAGCTGGCGTAGCCTGACTGTCGGTGGCGGTGTCTCGGCGCAAAGCGGCTACTCGGCACACGCGTCGACTCAGCCTATCGACAACCCCGGCCGCGCCATCTGGGACGCGCGGGCCTCGTGGAAAATCGACGAACACTGGTCGGTGGCGCTCAACGGCAACAACCTGCTGGATCGCAAATACTACAAGGCCACCGGCGACATCGACCGCGGCAACTACTACGGCGACCCGCGCAACTACGTCCTGACGTTGCGCGGGGATTTTTAGCAGACTGGCGATCAAGACCGGACGCAGAGCGTCCAGAACAGCATGTCTCCTAGTGGGAGCGGACCGGGCGACGCTTCGCTTATCCGCGAAGGCGGCAGTTCAGACGATATATTTTCGGAGAATGCCTAAGCCCTTTCGCGGACAAGTCCGCTCCCACGGGGGCCGGTATGCCCCTCTATTTACTGCCGTTTCCCGGCAGACCCAACAAAAGCGAAGTGTCGCCCGATCCGCTTCTACAGGTGGGAGTGCCGTTCGTGACGCTCTGCGTCACACAAGCCGTTCGGCAAGCCCCTGCAGAAACGCTTCCGCGAGCACCACGTTGTCGTGCCGCTGATCAACCGTTGTCGAGCTGCGCAGTCCGTTCACCGAGCATTGTTCAAGCAGCACCGTTTCAGCCCTGGCAATCTGCCCTGGCGCTCGGCTCTGCCCGGCCCACCAGCAATCGGCCTGTACGTTGAGCTTTTTCAGGGTGAACGCCTGGCTCAGCTGCGCGTTGGCTTCCAGCAGTTTGTAACCGGTTTCGATCTCATCCTGCACAGCGATGTCCTGGAAGACGCTGCGCAGGCTGTCGGTGTTCATTCCGGCTTGCTGTGCAACCTTGTCGACCACCCAGTCAATCACCTCACCCTCGCTGGACACCGACTGCCGGGCGGTTTCGATCAGGCCGACAATCGACGCCTCCTGCAAGCCCGGCACAAACGCCTGCAAGCTTTTGATCAGGCTGCGGTAGTAATTTTCGCCCTGTTTCTGTGTGGTGACTTCAGGCGCTTCCTCGACCCATTCCATGCCCAGCGACGTAGGCAGTTGGGTGTCCACCAGTCCGAGGAAACTCACCGTATTGCCGTCACGCTCCAGCACATGCGCCACCTCGATGGCCAGCGCGCCGCCCATTGACCAGCCCAGCAAATTGTAAGGCCCGTGCGGCTGTGTCGCGCGGATCTGCTCGACGTAATAATCGACCATTTCCTGCCAGGACGTATCGAACCAGCCCGGCACCACGTAGGCCTTGTTGACCAGCCCGTAAACCGGTCGGCGGTCGCTCAATTGGCCCGCCAGCGGGTAATACGAGTACGTCCCGCCGCCCCCCGGTGGCAGGCAAAACAGCGGCGCAGCGTCCGATTGATTGGCGTTCATGGCGATGACGGCTGATTTGACTTTAGCCTCATCGGCACGCATGAAATCAGCCAGTTCGCCGAGGGTCTGCATCAGCAGGAAATCATGCAGCTTGATGGAGATCTCGAACGTCTCGCGAATCCTCCCCGCCAGCGAAACCGCCAGCAGCGAATGACCGCCCAGCGCGAAGAAGTTGTCGTTCAGCCCTACCCGCTCGACCTGCAACACCTGCTGCCACAGCGCCGCCAGACGCTGCTCGAATTCCGTACGCGGTGCGACGTAACCCTGCTGCGACTGGCTGACATCCGGTTTCGGCAGTGCGCGGCGATCCAGCTTGCCGTTGGCGGTCAGCGGCATCGCATCAATGAAGACAAACCAGGTTGGCACCATATAGTCCGGCACGTGAGCCTTGAGGTGCCTCTTCAAGGCTTCGCGCAGAACATCCGGCTCTTGACCTGCATCGGTCGGCACCAGATACGCCACAAGCTGTTTGCCGGACGGCCCATCGATATCGATCACATTGGCTTCGCGCACACCGGCATGCTCATGCAGACGCGCTTCGATTTCGCCCAGCTCGATGCGCAGGCCACGAATCTTCACCTGATGATCGATGCGCCCCGCGTATTCGATAACGCCTGCATCACGATAACGTGCCAGGTCGCCGGTGCGATAAAGCCGTCCGCCACCCTGCTCGTCAAACGGATCGGGCACGAAGCGCTCGGCTGTCAGCGCCGCACGGTTGTGATAACCCCGCGCCAGCCCGACGCCACCCAGGTACAACTCTGCCGCCACACCTTGCGCAGCGGGCAGCAGGCCGTCGTCAAAAATGTGGGTTTTCAGGTTATCGATGGGCCGACCAATCGGCACGCTGAGTACGTCGTCCGTGGAACACGTCCAGTGAGTGACGTCAATCGCGGCTTCGGTCGGGCCGTACAGGTTGAACAAACCGGCCTGCGGCAGACGCTTGAGCACCTGACTGGCGAGTTCGGCAGGCAATGCTTCACCGCTGCACACCACACGACGCAGGCTGTGACAGCTTTCCACCTGCGGATGGGTCATAAACGCCTGCAGCATCGACGGCACAAAATGCAGGGTCGTGACCTCATGTTGGCGGATAGTCTGCACCAGCCGCTCGGGGTCGCGATGGTCGCCCGGCAGCGCCACCGCCAGACGAGCACCAGCCATGAGCGGCCAGAAGAACTCCCAGACCGACACGTCGAAACTGAACGGGGTTTTCTGCAAAACGGTACCGGATTCATTCAGCCCGTAAGCCTTTTGCATCCAGTGCAAACGGTTGACCAGGGCGCGATGGCTGTTGCCTGCGCCCTTGGGCTTGCCGGTCGAGCCGGAGGTGTAAATCACGTAGGCCAGATTCTGCGGATGAGTCAGGTTGACCGGGTTGGCAGCGCTGTAACCTTCAAGCCAGTCGCCGTCCTGATCCAGGCACAGACTCTGCACTTGAACCGGCAGGCGCTCCAGCAGTGCGCTTTGGGTCAGCAGCAAACCAATCCCGCTGTCCTGCATCATGTACGCCAGCCGATCCTCGGGGTAATCCGGGTCCAGCGGCACATAGGCGCCACCGGCCTTGATGATCGCCAGCAAACCGATCACCAGTTCCAGGCTGCGCTCGACACAAATCCCCACCAGCACGTCCGGCCCGACGCCCGCTTCACGCAAGCGGTGGGCGAGCTGGTTGGCGCGGGCATTGAGTTGCGCGTAGCTCAGTTGTTCAGCCGCAAAAATCAGCGCCGGGGCGTCTGGTGTGACCAGCACCTGGGCTTCGATCAGGCTGTGCAGGCATTGCTCGCTCGGGAAGTCGGCAGTCGTGGCGTTCCAGTCGTGGACAATCTGCTGCTGTTGATGATCATCCAACAACGCCAGCTCGCCAATCGCCGCCTGCGGATCACGCACCAACGCTTGCAAAACCTGCCGCAGATGCGCCGACAACTGCGCCATGTGTTGCTCGCTGAAATGCTGGCGGGCATAGCTGAAACGCATCGACAACGTTTCGCCCAGGTTGACCACCAACGTCAGCGGGTAATGAGTCTGCTCCTGCGTGTGCAGGCCGCCAAACACCAGCCCCTGCGGCGCAGACTGCTGTAATGCCTCGGACACCGGGTAGTTTTCGAACACCAGAATGGTGTCGAACAACGCCTCGCCAGCACTGCGTGCCCAACGCTGAATGTCGTACAGCGGCGTGTGTTCATACTCGCGCAGGGCGATGTTCTTCGCCTGCACTTGCTGCACCCAGTCCGCCACCCGCTGTTCCGGGCGCGGGCTGGCGATGACCGGCAAGGTATTGATGAACAACCCCAGTTGCTCTTCGACGCCCGGCAGTTCAGCCGGGCGCCCGGCCACGGTTGCGCCGAAGGTCACGCTGGATTGGCCGGTGTAGCGTTGCAGCACCAGCAGCCAGGCCGACTGCACCAGCGTGTTGAGGGTGACGCGCTGCTCACGGGCGAACTCGCTCAACTGGCGGGTGCTGTCGGCGTCGATCAGTTGCAAGTAATCGCCATGCCCCTGCCCGTTCTCGGGCGCTTTGAACGCCTGAACCAGCCGGGTCGGCTCGTCCAGCCCGGCCAGTTGGCCGGTCCAGAAGCGCTCGCTGAGCGCAGCATCCTGACGTTGCAGCCATTCGATGTAATCGCGATAACGGCTGACTTGTCTCGGCAGCGTCTGGCCGCTGTAGCGTTGCAGCACTTCGCCCAGCAAGCGCGAGCTGCTCCAGCCGTCCATGAGGATGTGATGGCTGGTGTAAATCAGTTGATGCCTCTGCTCGCCGGTTCGCAGCACAGCTAGGCGCAGCAACGGCCCTTGGGCCAGATCGAAGCCCTGCTGGCGGTCCGCATTCGCCCAATCGTCTATCCATTCGCCTGATTGCGCACGGGCATCCAGTTCGACAAACGGCATGCTGACATCGCGCAACACCACTTGCAGCGACTGCTCAAGATGGCTGACAAACCCGCTGCGCAGCACTTCGTGGGCACCCAGTGTGGCCTGCCAGGCGGCGCGGAAACGCGGCACGTCCAGGCCGCTGACCTCGACGCGCATCTGGTTGATGTAATTGCCTGCTTCCTGCTCGAACAGGGTGTGAAACAGCATGCCCTGCTGCATCGGCGCCAGCGGGTAGATGTCTTCGATCTGCGCCGCAGGCATCGGCAAACGGCTTAGCTGCGACTGGGTAAGGCGCGCCAGCGGGAAGTCCGACGGGGTCACGCCAGCCACGCCTTCGGTGGTGCAATGGGCAATTAATTGTTGCAGTTCAAACGCGTATTCGTCGGCCAGTCGCTGCACGGTGTCACGTTCAAATACCGCACCGCTGAAGGTCCAGCTCAGGCGCAATTCGCCGCCATACACCTGACCATTGATGCTGAGCGGCGCAGCCAGTGGCGCATCGGCACTCTGCGACGCGCCGCTGCTGTCGGTCGAAGGCGTGAACAGCGCGCCCTGTGCGTCAAAGCTGCCGTCGAACTGGCCCAGGTAGTTGAACACGATGCTGCCCTGCGGCAACGCTTGCAAAGTCTGCCGCGCCGATTCGCTGCCCAGATAGCGCAGCGCGCCGTAACCAATGCCCTTGTCAGGCACTGCGCGCAGCTGTTCCTTGATGGTCATGATCGAATCGGCCAGCGTGGCCTGCGGGGTGAGCCTGACCGGGTACAGGTTGCTGAACCAGCCGACCGTGCGGGTGATGTCCAGCGCGTCGAACAGGTCTTCGCGGCCATGCCCTTCCAGACGAATCAGCGCGTGCGGCTGCGCAGTCCAGCGGCTGACCACCCGCGCCAGCGCGGTCAGCAGCAGGTCGTTGATCTGCGTGCGATAGGCCGCTGGCGCATCTTGCAGCAGTTGCCGGGTCAGTTCGCCATTCAATTGCGTGACCACCGACAGCGCGTGTTTCTGCTGCTGGCCGCCGTGTGGATGATCGCACGGCAAAGCGTCGCTGACGTCCTGCAACTGCGCTTGCCAGTAATCCAGTTCCTGTTCCAGCGCCGGGCTGTGCGCATAGGCCTGCAACTGCTCGGCCCAGCTTTTCAGCGAGCTGGTTTTCGCCGGCAGCAACGGTGGCCTGCCTGCCGCCGTGGCGACATACGCCTGTTGCAGGTCTTCCAGCAACACCCGCCACGACACGCCGTCCACTGCCAAATGGTGAATCACCAACAGCAAGCGCTGCTCGCCCTGCGGCAGGTCGATCAGCACCGCACGCAGCAACGGACCGTTTTTCAGGTCCAGGCTGCGTTGCGCTTCTTCAGCCAGTTCGCTCAGGCGTTCGACACTGTCCAGCTCGTGGGTCCACAGCACGTCACGCGTGTTCAGCGCGCCGAATGTGGCCTGCCACTGGCCGTCTTGCTGCGTGAACCCGAGGCGCAATGCGTCGTGCTGTTCGATCAGCGCGGTAAGTGCCGCTTGAAGAGGGGTTGCATCCAGCGTTTGCAGGGGTTTGAGCATCAGCGCCTGGTTCCAGTGCTGACGCTCGGGGATGTCCAGTTCGAAGAAGCGCGCCTGAATCGGCAGCAACGGCAGCGAACCACTGACCTGTTCTGCCGCCGCAGCGGGCTTTTTCTCGATCAGTTTGGCCACCGAAGCCAGTTGGCCGATGGTCTGTTTCTCGAACAACTGCTTGGGGCTGAGCTTGATGCCCTGGCGCTTGGCGCGGGCGATGATTTGCAGACTGAGGATCGAATCGCCACCCAGTTCAAAGAAATTGTCGGTGCTGCCGACCTGCTCCAGCTTCAGCACATCGGCCCAGACGGCAGCGAGTTTTTCCTCGATCTCACCGACCGGTGCGGTGTAGCGTTGTTTGACCACGCCCGGCTTGGGCAGGGCGCGCTTGTCG
It includes:
- a CDS encoding amino acid adenylation domain-containing protein → MDKSAAERIAQRFTGLPVEQRRQILAKMHETGQSFKLLPIAVTRHDAARIPLSYAQQRMLFLWQMELDNAAYNVPMAVRLNGPLDRQALSAALDQLVLRHETLRTRFVSEDGAFYQEILQQATVALEFASVEPGDIESQVRAELHKPFDLLSGTLLRFKLFQLGDTEHVLTVCMHHIVSDGWSGEVLIRECVQLYQAQVSGQPAQLPALAIQYADYAIWQRAWLEAGEGERQLDYWKQQLGSEHPLLSLPLDHERPLQPSQRGATVRVDLPEHLSAQLKAQARNSGQTVFMLILAALSVVLSRFSGQADIRIGAPNAGRTRSELEGLIGFFINTQVLRVQVDERQSFAELLDQVKQVVTGAQSHQELPFEHLVDALAPERNLGHNPLFQFKINQHLLAAEDSGQRVAGLTVDAFPMGSSDARFDLAFDFTDTPGGIRGYFTYATDLFEPPTIERMADALRAVLQALVADTDQRLADQPQTISLPVAELAVDFACGDFLSLWQQGLHIGRGKTALRVGQQVLSFDELEQRSNQFARYLQSQDIQPGMTVALCLDRSVEWVVSLLAVLKLGAVYLPLDSAQPAERLQQLVRDSGAVLLIHASGDDKAAQLGVCPVLAFEAALWADVDSQALDIQVLPEQPAYIIYTSGSTGQPKGVVISHGALADYVQGVLARLSLEDGASMAMVSTVAADLGHTLLFGALASGRPLHLLSHEQAFDPDGFARYMAEHQVEVLKIVPSHLQGLLQAANPADVLPSQLLMLGGEASSWALIEQVRALKPGCRIVNHYGPTETTVGILTHEVAERLSACRSVPVGQPLANGKARVLDAYLNPVAERVAGELYLGGRGLAQGYLGRVAMTAERFVPDPDADGQRLYRAGDRARWVDGVLEYLGRADDQVKIRGYRVEPGEVGQLLQTLENVAEAVVLAQPLESDETRLQLVAYCVAAAGARLNVESLREQLAARLPEYLVPAQILLLDRLPLTANGKLDKRALPKPGVVKQRYTAPVGEIEEKLAAVWADVLKLEQVGSTDNFFELGGDSILSLQIIARAKRQGIKLSPKQLFEKQTIGQLASVAKLIEKKPAAAAEQVSGSLPLLPIQARFFELDIPERQHWNQALMLKPLQTLDATPLQAALTALIEQHDALRLGFTQQDGQWQATFGALNTRDVLWTHELDSVERLSELAEEAQRSLDLKNGPLLRAVLIDLPQGEQRLLLVIHHLAVDGVSWRVLLEDLQQAYVATAAGRPPLLPAKTSSLKSWAEQLQAYAHSPALEQELDYWQAQLQDVSDALPCDHPHGGQQQKHALSVVTQLNGELTRQLLQDAPAAYRTQINDLLLTALARVVSRWTAQPHALIRLEGHGREDLFDALDITRTVGWFSNLYPVRLTPQATLADSIMTIKEQLRAVPDKGIGYGALRYLGSESARQTLQALPQGSIVFNYLGQFDGSFDAQGALFTPSTDSSGASQSADAPLAAPLSINGQVYGGELRLSWTFSGAVFERDTVQRLADEYAFELQQLIAHCTTEGVAGVTPSDFPLARLTQSQLSRLPMPAAQIEDIYPLAPMQQGMLFHTLFEQEAGNYINQMRVEVSGLDVPRFRAAWQATLGAHEVLRSGFVSHLEQSLQVVLRDVSMPFVELDARAQSGEWIDDWANADRQQGFDLAQGPLLRLAVLRTGEQRHQLIYTSHHILMDGWSSSRLLGEVLQRYSGQTLPRQVSRYRDYIEWLQRQDAALSERFWTGQLAGLDEPTRLVQAFKAPENGQGHGDYLQLIDADSTRQLSEFAREQRVTLNTLVQSAWLLVLQRYTGQSSVTFGATVAGRPAELPGVEEQLGLFINTLPVIASPRPEQRVADWVQQVQAKNIALREYEHTPLYDIQRWARSAGEALFDTILVFENYPVSEALQQSAPQGLVFGGLHTQEQTHYPLTLVVNLGETLSMRFSYARQHFSEQHMAQLSAHLRQVLQALVRDPQAAIGELALLDDHQQQQIVHDWNATTADFPSEQCLHSLIEAQVLVTPDAPALIFAAEQLSYAQLNARANQLAHRLREAGVGPDVLVGICVERSLELVIGLLAIIKAGGAYVPLDPDYPEDRLAYMMQDSGIGLLLTQSALLERLPVQVQSLCLDQDGDWLEGYSAANPVNLTHPQNLAYVIYTSGSTGKPKGAGNSHRALVNRLHWMQKAYGLNESGTVLQKTPFSFDVSVWEFFWPLMAGARLAVALPGDHRDPERLVQTIRQHEVTTLHFVPSMLQAFMTHPQVESCHSLRRVVCSGEALPAELASQVLKRLPQAGLFNLYGPTEAAIDVTHWTCSTDDVLSVPIGRPIDNLKTHIFDDGLLPAAQGVAAELYLGGVGLARGYHNRAALTAERFVPDPFDEQGGGRLYRTGDLARYRDAGVIEYAGRIDHQVKIRGLRIELGEIEARLHEHAGVREANVIDIDGPSGKQLVAYLVPTDAGQEPDVLREALKRHLKAHVPDYMVPTWFVFIDAMPLTANGKLDRRALPKPDVSQSQQGYVAPRTEFEQRLAALWQQVLQVERVGLNDNFFALGGHSLLAVSLAGRIRETFEISIKLHDFLLMQTLGELADFMRADEAKVKSAVIAMNANQSDAAPLFCLPPGGGGTYSYYPLAGQLSDRRPVYGLVNKAYVVPGWFDTSWQEMVDYYVEQIRATQPHGPYNLLGWSMGGALAIEVAHVLERDGNTVSFLGLVDTQLPTSLGMEWVEEAPEVTTQKQGENYYRSLIKSLQAFVPGLQEASIVGLIETARQSVSSEGEVIDWVVDKVAQQAGMNTDSLRSVFQDIAVQDEIETGYKLLEANAQLSQAFTLKKLNVQADCWWAGQSRAPGQIARAETVLLEQCSVNGLRSSTTVDQRHDNVVLAEAFLQGLAERLV